GTGTTATGACCGCCTCGGGACGTGCGCGGCCTACGCGCCATAGAAAGCACTACGACAAGAGGGCTAACTCTTCGCGTCGAGCCGACCGGCTGGACCTTGGATGCCTGTCGCGAGCGTCCCTGCGCCGGAAGCTCACGCGCAGGACGTTGAGGCTGCACAAACACCCTGCGAGCACGTGGCGAACATCCACAATTCCGATATCAACCTCCGAGAGGCGAAACGTGACGATTCGGTCGACAATACCTGAAGGTGTTGCCCTCCGGACGTGCAGGGACCATCGAAACACGTGGCGGGGACAAATCGCGGCTTCGCGTGAACTTCGACAGAGGTGCGTGTTCGGGGTTGTTCTACAAGCTCGTTAGATTCAGATGCAGGTGATGATCAAGCGAGGGTCGGACACGCGTTTCACGCTTGGGTTTCCTTTCGGCGCGCGCGCCATCCAGCGGACGTTTCTCCTCCCGTTCGTTGTAGGGTGGGCCATCGCATGCGGCGACGGCAACGATCATCAACAACGGCCGGACCTTCGTCCTCTCAGCAGCAACATCGTCTGTCCCGGTTGCGGACCATATTTGCTTACGATCTGTGTAGGCAACGACGGTAACGCAGCCGCAGAGGACTTCGATGTTTGGGTGGATACCGTGCCGTTCGGCACCTTCAGAAGCCTAGCGCCAGGTGATCAAGAATGCCTTGACGCTCGTTACAGCCATACTGGTCCGGGACCGACAGCGCTCATCAATGTCGATCCTGAGAACAAAGTGGAAGAGCAGAACGAGGACAATAACACGCTCGCATTTCCCCGACCTAACCCGACGGGATGCGATATCATTTGCACACCTGGCCCAACGCCAGTGCCGACGCACAAAGCCGCAACTGGCATTGAAAGAGACCTCCGTTGATGTCCGGCTCTAGATCCCGGCTGCAGGCGCCGAGCGGAAGCCGGTTTGAGTGGCGCCCGCCCCGCCTGAGCCGTAGGCTCGTTAGGCCCGAACAAGAATCTGCGGTAGCATAATGCGATGCCGGCAATCTCGATATTCTTCGGAATCGTAATCAAGATGTTCTACAACGAGCACGAGCCGGTGCACTTTCACGCTGAGTACCAGGGCCAGCGAGGCAAGTTCGACCTCACCGGTCGGATGGTGCTCGGCAACATCGGTTCCAAGACGGCGTTGCGCCTGATCAGGCAGTGGGCGAAGGAGCATGAGGCAGAGATCCGCGCTAACTGGCAGCGCATGAAGGCTGGCAAGCCGCTCGAAATGATTGAGCCGTTGCGGTAGAGGAGGCGTCATGAACAGGATCCCGTGTGTGATCAAGGCCGAATATCGAGGTGGCCACCGGATTCATGTGACCTTCGATGACAATTCCGAGAAGACCATCGACTTTCGGCGGTGGCTGAAGGGGCCAGTCTTTGAGCCACTGAAAGACGTGAAGTATTTCCGGCGCTTCTTTCTTGACGGCTGGACGATAGCTTGGCCGAACGGGGCGGACATCGCACCCGAGGCATTGTGCGAGTGCGTCGAGGTAAGCCCTGAACGTGGAGCGACCTAACCCGGCGAGACCGACGCGAAAAGACTGCGCGGATCATCGCCAAGGCGTTAGGACTCTTGAGGTTCAGAGTGAACAAGCTGAAGCTCAGCTATGTGTTCCGCCGCCCACGCTACCCCGTCCTCTGCGAGGTACCGGGAGACTTGGTCGCGGCTCATTCGCTTGCGCAGCTTTGAGCGACGCGTCTCGAACTTCGAGTTGCTCCCGAACGCAACTCTACGGATGATCGATGCCACGGGGGATGGATGAGGCCTCCACGTGGACTTAGCCGCGGTGTCGCCGCTCGTTCTGAAAAAGAACTGGACCAAGACGGAACTGCTCGACCTCTACCGAGGTAGCGCGACCGGCAAGCGCATCGGCACCCCGCATTCGGACAAGGCGCTGTTCCGGAAGAGGTTGGACGCGTTGATTCAAACGGTTGCGGCTCTCATCGATCAGGGGAGCCGTCCGAAGCCGATCGAGACCGACGCCAGAAGAGGGCGCGGCTCATCGCCAAGCCGTTGGACATAGCTTCTTCGGGGGATAGAGTGCGGTCAGCGAGAACGCCAGTATCCAGGTTTGCGGCTGTGGTGAGCGAAAGCCACAACCTGAATCTCGGTGTCTTGCTCGCGGTACACGATGGCGTACGGAAACCGACGCAGTGGCAAGCGGCATGTGCCGCGTTCGGCGGGCACATGTGGAACGGGTGCGCCAAGACCTGGATGGCGCTCGATCAACTCCAACGTGTGCTGAATCTCGGCGAAGAACCCTCCGCCAAGTCCGGGGCGCTTCTCTTCGTACCACGCCACGGCCGCACGGAGTTCGTGTCGGGCGGCGTCCTCGACACGGAGGCGCTTGTTCACTTGCGCAGGATCTCAGCTTCGATCTGGCGGCGCACGTCTTCCCAGTCCGTCCTGCCGGTGGTGCCAGCATCCAGCGCCGCACACCGGCGCTCGATCTCGGTGGCCCACGCCTCCTCGATTTCAGCCGCGTCGCCATCGCGGGCTATGTCCAGGCTCTCGATCAACCGGGCGGCGATCTCCGCCCGTTCCTGCTCTGAGAGCCCCAGTGCGTCCTGTAAGATTCTGTCTGCAGGGGTCGTCACGAACGGGATCGTAGCACCGGGGCCGGAGCTAACCAAGCCGCTTCACCCGACGGCGGCGATGCGGCAGCTCGGTGAAAGCGCCGGAGCGTCCACGCCGCCGCGGGTGGCCGGCAAACGTTGAGGCTGTAGAAACAGTTGGCGCGCCCTTGTAAATCAAGTGCGAACGGTGCTGGGCGGTGACCCGGGACGGCTGATGCGGTGAGGAGGGGGGCGAAGGGCGCGGCACAAGCCGTACAACCTGAAGCAGGACAAGCTGATCCCGCTGTCCTACGCGGATCAGGCTTGGAACGACATCACGGCAGCTCGCCCAACAACTTGCGCACCGCCGCATCGGTCTCTGGCGGCAGGCTCAGTTGCAGGGCGCGCTGGAACTGGATGCGCGCACCGGCACTATCGCCCAGCACACTGAGCGCCTGCCCCAGGCCGACCGGGATGTCCGGATCCAGCGGGCTGAGCTGCTGCGCTTGTTGAAACAGTTGGCGGGCCTGCACCGCCTGATCGTGTCTCCAGGACGCGTCGTGGGTTCCGTCTTCGTTTCTGGCGCGCGTCAGCCCGATGAGACCGAGGTTGAAGAGCGCGTCGGCGGCTTGCGGGTTGCTGCCGAGCGCCGCCCGATAATAGCGCTCCGCTTCATCGAGCTTCTTCTCCATCATCGCCAGGCTGCCGAGGTTGTTGTTGATGGTGAAGAGCCCGAGAGCATCGTTACGGCGCTGCAGCGCCAGCCGGAAATACTCGCCGGCCCTGGCCGTATCGCCGAGCTGCTGGTACGCCGTCGCTAGACTGCGCATCGGCAGACCGTCGGTGAGGTTCTTGGCGGCGGTGTCTTCCCAGAGCGTCAAATTGCTACGCCACACGGCGTTGCGACGCACGGTGGCCACCACACCGGCACACAACAGGACCATCACCAGCACCGCCACTGCGCGGCGCGCTTGGCGCGACGGGAGCACCGACAGCAAATGCACGACGCCGTAGGCGAGGAGCAGACAGTAACCCACCGACGGCAGGTAGAGATAGCGCTCGGCCACAGGCGCAGGCGGGATCTTGATCACGATAGCCAGCGACGGCGCCAGGGTGCATCCCATCCACAACAGGAGAAAGCTCACCTCCCGTTCGCCCCGACGCCACGCCACCAGACCGCCCCACGCCGCAGCCGCCAGCATCGTGGCAATAGCCAGGAGAGCCGCTGCACTGGTCGGCACGTCGGAGATGTACGCACTCTGCCTGACGGGCAACACCAGCTTTATCGTGTAATGTCCGATTGCTCCGATGATCTTCGGTACCACATCGATACTCAACCCGCCTGCTGGGCCCAATACACTCCCCAACACGCTTTCCCGCGCCAGGACGTAGAGCATAAGCGCCGCCGCAAAGGGCAGGTAGTGAAGCACCGGTGTGCGACGCGATGCGGTCACCGCGCCCCCTTGCCGCCGGCGCTCAGCCCGGGGAATCGCCGGCACTGGGGACGCAGCGTTTCGGCCGAAGAGAACATCAGTCAGCGGCAGAAGCACAAAGAACACAACCGCGGTTTCCTTGGCCAGTGCCGCCATGAGCACCAGCGCTGATGCCGCCGTTGCGCGCCGCATGACTGTGTGATGTTCGGAGAAGTACGCCAGCGCGGCCGCCAGCGCAAAACCGCAGGCTAAGACGTCCGAACGTCCAGCACCCCACGCCACCGATTCCGAGTGGATGGGGTGGACCGCGAAGAACGCCGCGCCCAAACCCGCCATGCGCGTGCCCATCGAGCGCCCACCGAACAACACCAAGCCGAATCGAAACACCAGATACGTGGTGATGACGTGGTAGACGACGACCGACAGGTGAAACATCAACGGACTGGTTCCGGCGATGGCCCGATCGATCAGGTAGGAAAGGATCGTCAGCGGGCGGTAGTAGTCAGGACTGAACTGCGGAATATCGCGCGGCAGAAAGATCAGATCGCCAATGCTCCGAAAGGCGAGCAGCTGCCGCGTCAGTACAATCGGGTCATCCCAGACCAAACCGTTGGCGAGGGCGTTCGCATAGACCGCGGCGGCCAGCAAGACGACTGCCGCAGCGACGATGCGCCGGTCATCCAGGAGGCCGCTCTCGGGCGACATCACAGCTTGTGATGGCTTCGCAGGTCGCGCCATGGATCTAGGAAGTAGGCTCTTCGGAAGCACCCTTCGAGAGCCTGCCCATGAACATGCGTCGCTTCCGTCGCCCAGGGCGTTG
This genomic window from Candidatus Binatia bacterium contains:
- a CDS encoding DUF4160 domain-containing protein; its protein translation is MPAISIFFGIVIKMFYNEHEPVHFHAEYQGQRGKFDLTGRMVLGNIGSKTALRLIRQWAKEHEAEIRANWQRMKAGKPLEMIEPLR
- a CDS encoding DUF2442 domain-containing protein; protein product: MNRIPCVIKAEYRGGHRIHVTFDDNSEKTIDFRRWLKGPVFEPLKDVKYFRRFFLDGWTIAWPNGADIAPEALCECVEVSPERGAT
- a CDS encoding type II toxin-antitoxin system RelE/ParE family toxin, which gives rise to MNKRLRVEDAARHELRAAVAWYEEKRPGLGGGFFAEIQHTLELIERHPGLGAPVPHVPAERGTCRLPLRRFPYAIVYREQDTEIQVVAFAHHSRKPGYWRSR
- a CDS encoding addiction module protein, encoding MTTPADRILQDALGLSEQERAEIAARLIESLDIARDGDAAEIEEAWATEIERRCAALDAGTTGRTDWEDVRRQIEAEILRK
- a CDS encoding tetratricopeptide repeat protein — translated: MSPESGLLDDRRIVAAAVVLLAAAVYANALANGLVWDDPIVLTRQLLAFRSIGDLIFLPRDIPQFSPDYYRPLTILSYLIDRAIAGTSPLMFHLSVVVYHVITTYLVFRFGLVLFGGRSMGTRMAGLGAAFFAVHPIHSESVAWGAGRSDVLACGFALAAALAYFSEHHTVMRRATAASALVLMAALAKETAVVFFVLLPLTDVLFGRNAASPVPAIPRAERRRQGGAVTASRRTPVLHYLPFAAALMLYVLARESVLGSVLGPAGGLSIDVVPKIIGAIGHYTIKLVLPVRQSAYISDVPTSAAALLAIATMLAAAAWGGLVAWRRGEREVSFLLLWMGCTLAPSLAIVIKIPPAPVAERYLYLPSVGYCLLLAYGVVHLLSVLPSRQARRAVAVLVMVLLCAGVVATVRRNAVWRSNLTLWEDTAAKNLTDGLPMRSLATAYQQLGDTARAGEYFRLALQRRNDALGLFTINNNLGSLAMMEKKLDEAERYYRAALGSNPQAADALFNLGLIGLTRARNEDGTHDASWRHDQAVQARQLFQQAQQLSPLDPDIPVGLGQALSVLGDSAGARIQFQRALQLSLPPETDAAVRKLLGELP